In Oenanthe melanoleuca isolate GR-GAL-2019-014 chromosome 9, OMel1.0, whole genome shotgun sequence, the following are encoded in one genomic region:
- the LOC130256733 gene encoding uncharacterized protein LOC130256733, whose translation MASKEPASFVDRTTWDFLNLLDMLGSRNGRVGVMEVDHAESRAPSLLVDFTRDLCGTGDIKHRPQQADDEGKEEEDLVPPHLIFMLWQASVLKRLMQWDHLEEAVRDVRNLLPCLPDVLVLVMIRPDSQEQLDQAVSALRRMQCVLDGALQVTVETAIYSPGQPGGILEAKRAACRALREALNCHEEVDSQEPFVISLPELRYCRVLPECRQEKVSKTDGE comes from the exons ATGGCATCAAAGGAGCCAGCCTCCTTCGTGGACAGAACCACCTGGGATTTCCTCAACCTACTGGATATGCTGGGGAGCCGGAATGGACGAGTGGGTGTGATGGAGGTGGACCATGCTGAGTCAAGAGCTCCCTCATTGCTGGTGGATTTCACCCGGGACCTGTGTGGCACAGGGGACATCAAGCACAGACCACAGCAGGCAGATGatgagggaaaggaagaggaggacCTGGTTCCCCCACATCTGATTTTCATGCTGTGGCAAGCCAGTGTGTTGAAAAGGCTCATGCAGTGGGATCACCTGGAGGAGGCTGTCCGGGACGTGAGGAacctcctcccctgcctgccGGACGTGCTGGTGCTTGTGATGATCCGTCCTgactcccaggagcagctggaccAGGCAGTGAGCGCGCTGAGAAGAATGCAGTGTGTGCTGGATGGGGCCCTGCAAGTGACTGTGGAGACTGCAATTTACAGCCCAGGCCAGCCTGGAGGTATCCTGGAGGCAAAGAGAGCTGCCTGTAGGGCACTGAGAGAAGCTTTGAACTGCCACGAAG AAGTCGACTCCCAGGAGCCGTTTGTTATTTCGCTCCCAGAGCTCAGATACTGCCGAGTTCTGCCTGAATGTAGGCAAGAGAAGGTATCAAAGACAGATGGAGAATGA